In the Triticum aestivum cultivar Chinese Spring chromosome 2B, IWGSC CS RefSeq v2.1, whole genome shotgun sequence genome, TCCACCAACACTGCTTTGAAGCCTTGGCATGCTATGTCGAGCATGTTGTCCAATCTGTGCCCGGAGAACAGAAAGCTACATTTCCGGCTCCTCTTCATTGCAGTGAAATAGTATTTCGTTTGGAAAACATGGAAGATAGTTAGTTCCTAGTACTATTCAAATACCATGCCTTCTTTGAACCAGAAATCAGAAATCCACAGTTGCGTGGAAAACAAGAAGAGATTGCAGAGGAAATCGTTAAAAGGCTAGGAAAATCTCCTTTGGCTGCAAAAGTTGTGGGTTCCCAGCTGAAGGGGAAAACAAATATCAGTGCATGGAAAGATTCTCTAACTATACAGATCGACAACTTAAGTGAGCCCAGGAGAGCTCTGTTGTGGAGTTATGAGAAGTTAGATCCACGTCTATAGAGGTGCTTTTTTTTATTGCAGCTTATTTCCAAAAGGTCACAAGTATGACACCGAGGAGTTGGTTCACCTATGGGTAGCAGAGGGATTTGTCGATTCATGCAACATGAGCAAGAGAATGGAAGATATTGGAAGGGGTTACTTCTAATATCTTCCATTCTCTTGCGGAAGATATTAGAAGTACCCTGTTGCCTTGTCCAATGAGCCCGACAGGGTGTCGTGGCATCTTAACACCTCCGGGAAGTTTCTGTCAAATCCTTATATCACAAACTGTGCCAAGGGACGGCACAGAGGGAGGTTAAAGGACTTTGGCAAGCTCGCGTTCCGCTCAAGATCAAAGTTTTTCTTTGGCAAATGTTCCGGGACCGTCTCCCCACGTCCATCAACATAGCAAAAGCGGAATGGCCAGGCAACGGGTCCATGCGCGTTATGTGGGAACCCTGAGAATGCAAACCACGTCTTCTTCCTTTGTCCTCTCGCTAGGTTTGCTTGGAGCGCTGTGCGCGAGGCGGCTGGTGTCCCTTGGGACCCGCGCTCCTCTTCCGAACTGGTGGGATTACTTGATTCGGTTCAGGGTCAGCACACGCGTGTGATGTGGACTACTATAGGGGCGATGTTATGGTCCTTATTGCTCACCCGCAATAAATTCACCATTGAAGGAACGTTCCCGTCGCACCCGGCTAATATCATATGCAAATGCTCTATCCTCTTGCAGTAGCGGAGTCCGTTGGCGAAGCGGAAGGACTCTGAGATCGCGAAGCATGCGCAAGAACGAGTTCATCAAGTCTACGTGGTGGCTAGGGAGCCGACGATGCCTACCTAATGGTGGGAGTGATCTTTAATTTGCAAGCCTGCTTGCTCTATTTCGTAGGCTTCGGCCTTGTAACGTGCTCGCTGCCCGGCTTTGAACCCCCCAGACAAAGTTTCTCGTGACGCCTTGGGCTTTTGGTTCTGTGTAATGTCCGATCGTTTGCTACTCTGCCTGTTGTTTGGGCGTTATTAATTTAAAGCCAGACGCTTCTAGGGTCTTCATTCTAAAAAAAAGAACCTGCCTCTTCTGTAGAACTTCCTTCTGATGGAAATTGGAAACCATCATCCTTAATGTAGTATACACAATTGAAACTCTAATTGCAGAAATTGCCACCTGAGTTTCAGCCATCTCCTATGTTAATGTCTCTGAATCATAAAAAAAAGCTGTTTTGTTCACTAACCTTTTCTCTTCATACAACTGTAGCATTTCATCTACATTTTCATCTCCCCTAATAAGGTCCATCCCTGCATGGCCAGCACCTTTGCATAATACATGGAATCACTAATCCACTAGCCCTGTAGCAAGCAGATTCCTAAATGTGACGTCAGACTGCCCTAATGCCTCTGAAGATTGTCAACTCCTCTGAATTAAAACCCAACACCCCAAATATCATCATCCAAGCTATAAAGATGAACAAAAATAACACAAATTAAACCTAGCACAAATTTCCTAAATTAACAAACCCTAGATATGGGGCCAGATGCAGGTGCAGATGGGTAGAGGGGAGGGGAACTTACTCCACACCGCCTAGACCAGAGGTTAATATGTGGATCTGGCTGGGATTAGCCTTCCAGACCTGGGCAAGGGTCGCCGCGCCCTGGCTTCAATGTCTTCCACCGCCTACAGACGATTCGATGTGGCGCCGAGCTAGTCACCGACATTGAGAGGGGTCTTCTCCAACGTGTCGTTCGCCTGCCGCTGCCGGTCTACACTATCTCTTCCGGCATCGGCATGCACCGCCATCGTCGCCGGCGCCTTCCTTGTCAGTCAAGTGAGAGAGGGAGTCCAGACTAGGGTGAGTGAATTTGGGGAAACTTTACCCCTTTGCGGCGTCGACTAGGTTAAACGAGCGGCGTCAACGTCCGTCCTGCCTCGCTGTTCGCCTTTGCCACGCAGACTTTCTGGTGGGGCCAGGCTGTCAGGTTCGCTGTTGAAACAGAGTCAATCGAGCATTTAGTGGTTTTGGCAATGCGATTACTAAAAACCATGTCATCGGCAAACTGTTATGAAAATGGTGATTATTTTATGCATTGTGTGCAATTGTGATGGTTTTTGGTATTTTACTCCCTAATTGGCAGGTCCTGGAGTACTTTGCAGCCACACGCGCGGTCGGAGAAGCAAAACAGCCGCTAGTTTGCCTGCGAGATTTCAAGATaccatagatagatagatagaagcATTGCTGGTTATAGGAGTCCAATCCAAACTCGTAGATATATGATATAATTTCTTATTTGTCCCTATCTTAAAATTTGCTTCCTTTTTTGGCCTAAAAAAAGAGAAGCACATTTTAAGAAAGGGTCAAATAAAGAATTCTCTCTAGATATATACTCAAACTTAAGAGCCATGAGCATTATTACGAGAAAAGGAACAACGGCAGTTCATGGTAGTCGTACGGAGTAGTAGACATAGACAGGAGGAGGAATCCGTCCGTCGCCCCGAAGTTATTTACCATATCGTAGTCCGATTATGCACATGAGAGGACCGAGTAGCATAGGAATTCTAACCCTACTCCATCAGACAGCTGCCGGCCGGTGCCTATTATTAGCCTATATATATGCACCACCCCCTAGCTTAGCTTAGCTTGCAATACCACGGTGAGCGCGATGCGATACGTACGAGCCCCTCCCAATCAATCGAACAAGCAATCTCTGCGTGCTCTCGCCGGAAACAAAGTCAGCTAAGATAAGATGGCCGCCGCCGCATCCCACGATGTTGAGTTGCTAGACCTCGTGAGCTTCGGGCACACGCTCCTCCACCATGGCCTCGTCATCGCCGACGCCGACCACGACTCCGCGGACGTCGACACGTTCAAGCTCCTCCTCGCCGACAACACCGTCGTGTACAAGAACGCCGGCGACCTCAGGGTGGTCGACAGGACCTACCTGCGCCCCGGCGACGTGGTCGGCTCTGCGTCCGACGATGATGGCCAGCTCGGCGTCATCACCGGCGTCACCACCGTGCTTGACCTGGCCAAGCACGACAGGGAGACACATATCATCACGGGCGTGTCCCCGTCTACCCTCAGGCGCGTAAGGAGCTTCAACCTCAGCGACTTCGTCGTGTCGGGGCCGTGGCTCGGCCAGGTCGTGGAGGTGTCCATCGACGTGGACGTGCTGTTTGATGACGGGGCGGTCTGTAGGGTCAGCAACGCAGACTCCAAGAATCTACAACTAGTGGATGACACCGGCGCCGGCAACAACACCATGTATCGCCATCAAATGAACACTCTCTTCAATCCCGGGGAGCACGTCGCCGAACCTGACCCATTCTCCGTCTTCAACCCCTGGGAGCGCCGACTCTAATTTGGGCCAGATCCGGCGAAAACTAAGGCTTTGGGCTGACGAGTGGGAAATTTTTTAATCACCGGCGCCCAAAAAGTGGTCCTGGGGAGGGGGAGTTGCTCTTATGTGGTAGGGCAAtgataggcgccggtgcgccggcccaaacTTATCGGCCGGTCGCACCGTGTACGCACGATTTGTGTCGTTGTAGCCGCACGACCTGCATAGTTGGAACTGCTTCGTTCATAAGTCCATGGCGCCTGGCACCCCACGTCCACGTTGTGATCCTCCGAGACGCCAGCCAGCTCGCCGGCCATCCTCGCCCGCTTGCCTCACCGACGATCTCGCCACCCTCGGCACCGGCGGTCGCCCACGCAGCACCAGCCTCGTCGGTTCCAGCAGGATGCGCCGCCCTTGTAGCAAATCATCGCTGCCTTGTAGCACGCCCCGTCTGTAGCAGTACCTAGGCGATGCCGTCGTAGTATGTCCGTCGCAGCACCACCATGCCGCCGGCCGCAGCTCTCAATGTCGCCGTTCGCACAAAAAACAACATgtcggttgaagctttttctcaCGCGGTGGAAGCTTTCATGGAGTTGAAGCTCATTCCGACTGAAGCTTTTTCATCATAGTTTGAAGCTTTTCCTAagctggttgaaacttttttccaCCGTTGGAGCTTTTTCCACGTCCATCGGCGCCAGTCACCCACTTGTTTGTAGCGTTGCTGCCCACCGGTTGTATCATCTCTGTACGTCGCTTACAACACTGTAGGCCGTCGGTTGAAGCTTTCATATAAGAGGACGATTGTAGCTTTTTTGTTCCGCAGTGGTTTGGTTGAAACCTTTTCAAACTATGGACTAAACTTTTCATATAAACGGTTGTAGCTCTTCAATCGCACTATGGTCCAGTTGAAGCTTTATATACCGCCGGTTGAGTTTTGTAAGTCTGGATGATGACCAGACTATGGTCGCAGATGTGCCACTTGACCTCCGGCCACTGATATTGACTGAATGTACAGTGCCTGTTCCAGTTTTGTAAGTCTGGCATAGGTGCATGCTTCATAAAAAATAATATGTGAAGTCCCAGTATGATATGCTTTAGTATAAGCCACAAAGCAATTATTAACACAATGCATCATAAAATGTTCGGTTTCAGGCTACAAAGACAAAGACTGCCAAACATAAATTTATCGAGTCTTACATAGCATATTACATGGCTGCCATCCATGTCGATGGAAAAACCGAAGAAGACAAAACCGCAAAATTCTACTCTTGAGACTAGGTATATATCGGCACCTACCAAGTATTTGTCTGACTATTATGTCGGTTTTGTGCTCCCAACATCGATGGCTTTGTTTGGTCTTAGGCTATCATTTTTTCCAATTCAATTTCATACTGATAGTATCACACGTCATACCTATTTGGTCGGCTTTGCCCTTCACCTCATCGACTTTCTTCACGATTTCATCGACTTTATCCTCCATCCCGACAATTTTATCGACCTTCCTCTCCATCTTCTCGACTTTCTTCACCATCTCATCGACTTTATGCTCCATGCTCACTATTGAATGGACCTTGCCCTCCATCTGGTCGATAGTCTTTGCTATGACTTTGTCGTCCAACTGAGTTGCTATCTGAGTGATCTCCATCCTCACGATTTTATCGACCTTGGCCTCCGTGTGGTGGACTTTCTTCCCTATTTCATCGATTTTATCGACCTTGTCCTCCATCTTCAATACTTTTTGCTCTATTTGGTGGACTTGCTTGCCGATTTGGTCGACTTTATCCTCCATACTAAAGAGACAACCTAGGGCGACAACAGCACCGAAAGCACGTACCGCAGTCATAGCGTATTGAAGACCACTAGATTCGGAGTTGGAAGACGTCTCGGCGCTGGAGGAGAAGCACCGCTGGATCTTGCCGCTGCTGCGACCGTCGGCCttgacggagccgccgccgccgccgaacttGGCGATCCTGGCGGCGCAGCCCAGGCCGAGACGAGCCCTCAGCGCAGGGAGCGCCATGGAGCAATGGATGGAGTTGCTGCTGGTTTCGAGACTGATATGGACGGCCTCGATCCCGATCAAGACGTGAACTAATTGGAAAGCTAGCGACGCCCTGCGATGTGCTTGATATATTGGCTGGTCCTCTCGGTCTCGGAGCgatcttgtttttttttttttttttttttttttttttttttttgagacaccgGAGCGATCTTGTTATATCGCGCTGCGCTAGGGTGAGGCGGCTATGGTCCAGACCGCtgttggcctcttttcttttttgaataAGAAAAAAAAAATAGATAACTGAGACTTTTGGGCCAGCCCAGGCCTGCCCCTAGAGAACGACTCGAAAGGTTCGCTGGTTAAAGGAGTCCAATCCAAACTCGATCGTACCCAAAGTGCCACGAGCATTTTATATATCAGCAAAAAAAGAAACAGCGGCTTCCcgtaaaaagaaaaaaacaacagtAAAATAAATacagaaaagaataaaaaacaatccattttttttgaaaatcaCCGTAGATGTTTCAATACGTGAGATCCGTACCAAATTCCAGCTTATTTGGACATGtaagtagctctcggcaaaaaTAACAAAATCGGTCCGAACAATACATAAGCAGTACACTGTTTCACAAACCTCAAATTTGTTTTTCTTTTGCCGAGAGCTACTTAGATGTCCAAAcaagttgaaattttgcatgaacCTCATGCACTGAAATATCTTCCACGCAAAAATAAAATAGATTCCAGCGGCAATTCATAGTAGCCGTGCATATAGGAGGAGGAATTCGTCACGCCAAAgctattagggcatctccaacggcgactCATAAATTTCCTCTCGCATTCCCTGCGGACAGACAAGGGGGACCAGTCCGCGGATATGGATGTGATAGGCGGCCATCCAGCGCTCCTGGCATACATTTCAATTATTTCTTGAatcaaccggacgaaattcgtgtaAACACGACAGATTTCATATAAACGGGACGAAAACAtttacattttggacatatttCAACTAAAAAGGTAAAACTCCGTGTACGTACAGGCGCGCAGAGCTCCGTTCCCACGACACggatacactacactagtctacGGCCAGCCATggtggatccctttgtcttccccaTGTCCGACAACCTACTCATCGGACTGCCGGGACTCCGTCGCTCGGGCTTGGAGGAAAAAAATCTCCTCCCCTCTGTGGCCTCCCTCGTCCCACTCCTTCTCTACATCGACGCCGACGATGTCCTTCCCACCCCCACCACAACGAACGCGTTGTAGGCTCCGCGTAGTCATTGACCCTCTGGATTTGAGCCTCTCTCACCTCGCCCCGTCCCCGACGCAGAGTCGGGAGATCTGCGATTGCCCCCGCCGTCGAAGAATGGGCCTTTGGCATGCGATCAGTCTAATTAATTAGACAAAACATAATTACTAATATGTTCGTAAGCCAAAATCTGACGGTCTCATAATGATCATTACATTAACCTAGTACTACCTGTTATTTTGAGTAGTGATGTATACTATTTTTTTTCTATATTTATATAACACTAAAACGCGACGACCACTTGGCATGACTGGTAAGCTATATCAAAAACCAGAAACAATAAACACTAAAACGTGACTACTGTATCTATACAAATCTAAGACAAGGAATTTTGGGAGTGCTATATAGATAGACATTGCTGGTTATAGGAGTCTAACCCAAACTCGTAGATATGTACCATAATGCTATATACTCAAACTTAAGGGCCATGAGCATTAATTATTACCAGAAAAGGAAGGGACGGCGGCAGTTCATAGTATAGTCGTCTAGAAGGACGAATCCGTCAGGCGAAGTTACTTACCATATCGTAGTCCGATTATGCACAGGACCGAGTAGCATAGGAATTCGAGTCCTACTCGATCAGACAGCCGCCGGTGCCTACTATTAGCCTATATATATGCACCACCTCGCAATCAATCCAACAAGCAATCACTGCGTGCTCTCGCCGGAAAGTCAGCTAAGATGGCCGCCGCCGCATCCCACGACGTTGACTTGGGAGACCTCGTGAGCTTCGGCCGCACGCTCCTCCACCATGGCCTAGTCATCGCCGACGCCGACCACGACTCTGCGGACGTCGACACCTTCAAGCTCCTCCTCGCCGACAACACCATCGTGTACAAGAACGCCGGTGACCTCAGGGTGGTCGACAGGAGCCACCTGCGCCCCGGCCAGGTGGTCGGCTCGGCGTCCGACGATGACGGCCAGCTCGGCGTCGTCACCGGCATCACCACCGTGCTCGACCTTGCCAAGCACGACGCGGTGACACATGTCATCACGGGCGTGTCCCCGTCGACCCTCCGCCGTGTAAGGATCTTCAACCTCGGCGACTTCGTCGTGTCGGGGCCGTGgctcggccaggtcgtcgaggtgtCCATCGATGTGGATGTGCTGTTTGATGACAGGGCGGTCTGTAGGGTCAGCAACGCAGACTCCAAGAAGCTGCAACTAGTGGACGACACCGGCGCCGGCAGCAACATCATGTATCGCTATCAAATGAACACTCTCTTCAACCCCGGGGAGCACGTCACCGAACCTGACCCATTCTCCGTCTTCAAGGCGGCACGCTGGCTTAACGGCTCCTGGAATCCTGACCATCAGATAGGCACCATCGGCAATGTGGAGACGTCCGGCGTCCTTGTCTACTGGATTGCATCTAAGCATCATGGCACCGACAAGGGGCTCGTCAAGGCATCCGCCCCTTCCGCCTACCAGAACCCGCACGATCTTACTTTCTTCTGCGCTGCATTCAATTGTAGCTGGGCGGTAGCTGACCGCTGCATTTTCCGCAAAGACAATGTGATTGATGATGAATGTGAGGCACCAACTCCTCAGGGGAAGGTGGAGATTCCCATGGTCGTCGCCAACACCCGTACCTCCGTGGACGTGGTGTGGCAGGACGGCACACGACAACATGGCATAAGTTCAATGACCGTCATCCCCTTTCAGGTAGTGGATGCAGACTTATTCCCAGGGGATCACGTCGTCGGTGTTCTTCCTATTGATGCTAGTGTGAACAATTACGTTTTTGCTGATGGAACTGAATTCGAAAGGCCCGTGGGCGTCATCAGGAGCCTGCACTACGGAGACCGGACGGCTTGTGTGTCATGGTTCAATGAGGCTAGGGAGGTCGAGTGCGACGATACTGTGACTGTGTACGCGCTCAAAAAGGACTCTTCGTACCTATCTGCTGACTATGGAGATATTGTCATTCGCCTCCTGCCGTCAGGATCAACCAGCGGTGAAATCGCAACGTTGCTAAAGGGCAACAAGAAGAAGAGTGTCGTTGCAGCCGATCTTTCGTGGGTGGGGCATGTTGTTGATCTTCTCAATGATGGACACGTCCAAGTCAAGTGGGGCGATGGTAGCATGTCAATGGTATGTTGACACTTTCTGTTACTACTCTACTAGTCACTTCTTGTTGGACTCTAGTCAACTCATTAGCTGTTCTCGATCGGATTTGGTGTGTGCTGCAGGGTATTGCCCCATGAGATTGTTGTCGTCGAGGAGGAGCACTATTTGCATCTCTGGGATGAAATGCACAGCTGGGTAATGGTCGACGGCGTCAATGATGCACCTGAAGAACAGGCTAT is a window encoding:
- the LOC123042737 gene encoding probable ubiquitin-conjugating enzyme E2 23, with the translated sequence MAAAASHDVDLGDLVSFGRTLLHHGLVIADADHDSADVDTFKLLLADNTIVYKNAGDLRVVDRSHLRPGQVVGSASDDDGQLGVVTGITTVLDLAKHDAVTHVITGVSPSTLRRVRIFNLGDFVVSGPWLGQVVEVSIDVDVLFDDRAVCRVSNADSKKLQLVDDTGAGSNIMYRYQMNTLFNPGEHVTEPDPFSVFKAARWLNGSWNPDHQIGTIGNVETSGVLVYWIASKHHGTDKGLVKASAPSAYQNPHDLTFFCAAFNCSWAVADRCIFRKDNVIDDECEAPTPQGKVEIPMVVANTRTSVDVVWQDGTRQHGISSMTVIPFQVVDADLFPGDHVVGVLPIDASVNNYVFADGTEFERPVGVIRSLHYGDRTACVSWFNEAREVECDDTVTVYALKKDSSYLSADYGDIVIRLLPSGSTSGEIATLLKGNKKKSVVAADLSWVGHVVDLLNDGHVQVKWGDGSMSMGIAP